Proteins found in one Streptomyces sp. NBC_00461 genomic segment:
- a CDS encoding GIY-YIG nuclease family protein: MATAKVPVAGWPEGEPVEDQVYVIGALDSPVAKIGVSSAPGKRLRQIQAMSPLRLEILWRGTGGYPLESRLHAHLRAYHSHGEWFDFQDLDPGQSYRPRSTKSGAGLPDVPQWCGLIAVQTAR; encoded by the coding sequence GTGGCAACGGCGAAGGTGCCGGTGGCGGGGTGGCCGGAGGGGGAACCCGTGGAAGATCAGGTCTACGTGATCGGCGCACTCGACTCACCCGTTGCCAAGATCGGAGTATCAAGTGCCCCCGGAAAGCGCCTGCGGCAGATCCAGGCCATGAGTCCGCTGAGGCTGGAGATTCTATGGAGGGGCACAGGCGGCTACCCGCTGGAAAGCCGTCTCCATGCCCACTTGAGGGCCTATCACTCCCATGGGGAATGGTTCGACTTTCAGGATCTTGACCCCGGGCAGTCGTACAGACCGCGCTCCACGAAGTCGGGGGCGGGGCTTCCGGATGTGCCGCAGTGGTGCGGACTGATTGCTGTCCAGACAGCACGGTGA
- a CDS encoding ISAzo13 family transposase: MGRPEGIEAILTAKFQALLPHLDERQRRLAIGAEARSLGHGGIRLVAAAAGVREGTVSRGVAELESGQALLGRVRRPGGGRKKATELDAGLRPALLALVEPDERGDPMSPLRWTTKSTRNLAAELTRQGHRVSADTVAGLLREEGFSLQANAKTIEGSQHPDRDAQFRYLNEQARDHRDAGDPVISVDTKKKELIGDYKNAGHEWRPARQPVKVKTHDFPGQAEKAIPYGIYDTAANTGWVNIGTDHDTAAFAVASIRRWWQARGRHDYPRARRLLITADGGGSNGYRTRGWKTHLADLAAETGLEITVCHLPPGTSKWNIEHRLFAHITMNWRGRPLTSHEVMLQTIAATTSRTGLTVHAELDSGEYPTGIRISDAAIAALPITRHRFHGDWNYTFHPADHRPPLPRQRGRPADGSHSITPHDLQHPELTGVSRKQLSDLTHTLIPRLEEHREQVRHAARGGPRRVARGTGRKPTVTAADQILVTILYLRKHALQELLGQLFNTTAMTISRAVKDVRPLLEARGACIPASTARFRTPADIARFLDPDNPKIKSAC; the protein is encoded by the coding sequence ATGGGGAGACCGGAGGGGATCGAGGCGATCCTGACTGCGAAGTTCCAGGCGTTGTTGCCGCATCTGGACGAGCGTCAGCGTCGGCTGGCCATAGGGGCGGAGGCTCGGTCGCTGGGGCATGGCGGGATCAGGCTTGTCGCCGCTGCGGCCGGAGTCCGGGAGGGCACGGTCTCGCGCGGAGTGGCTGAACTGGAGTCCGGACAGGCCCTGTTGGGGCGGGTCCGCCGTCCCGGCGGAGGCCGGAAGAAGGCGACTGAGCTGGACGCGGGGCTGCGGCCCGCGCTGCTGGCGTTGGTCGAGCCCGACGAGCGGGGCGACCCGATGTCGCCGCTGCGCTGGACGACGAAGTCGACCCGGAACCTGGCAGCGGAGCTGACCCGGCAGGGCCACCGGGTCTCCGCTGACACGGTCGCCGGCCTGCTGCGGGAGGAAGGCTTCAGCCTGCAGGCGAACGCCAAGACCATCGAAGGCTCTCAGCACCCGGACCGGGATGCCCAGTTCCGCTACCTCAACGAGCAGGCGCGCGACCACAGGGACGCGGGAGACCCAGTGATCAGCGTGGACACCAAGAAGAAGGAACTGATCGGCGACTACAAGAACGCCGGGCACGAGTGGCGGCCCGCCAGGCAGCCCGTGAAGGTCAAGACGCACGACTTCCCAGGCCAGGCCGAGAAGGCGATCCCATACGGGATCTACGACACGGCTGCGAACACCGGCTGGGTCAACATCGGCACCGATCACGACACCGCGGCGTTCGCCGTCGCCTCGATCCGCCGCTGGTGGCAGGCGCGCGGCCGGCACGACTACCCTCGCGCCCGCCGGCTGCTGATCACTGCCGACGGCGGGGGCTCCAACGGCTACCGCACCCGGGGCTGGAAGACCCATCTGGCCGACCTCGCCGCCGAAACCGGCCTGGAGATCACCGTGTGTCACCTGCCGCCCGGCACATCGAAGTGGAACATCGAGCACCGGCTGTTCGCCCACATCACCATGAACTGGCGTGGCAGGCCCCTGACCAGCCATGAAGTCATGCTCCAGACCATCGCCGCGACGACCAGCCGCACCGGTCTGACCGTGCATGCCGAACTCGACAGCGGTGAGTACCCCACCGGCATCCGCATCAGTGATGCGGCCATCGCCGCCCTGCCGATCACACGCCACCGCTTCCACGGAGACTGGAACTACACCTTCCACCCCGCCGATCACCGACCGCCCCTGCCCCGGCAACGCGGGCGGCCGGCCGACGGCTCTCACTCCATCACGCCCCACGACCTGCAGCATCCCGAGCTGACCGGCGTGTCCCGCAAGCAACTCAGCGACCTGACCCACACCTTGATCCCCCGGCTGGAGGAGCACCGCGAGCAGGTCCGTCACGCAGCCCGCGGCGGACCACGCCGCGTCGCCCGCGGCACAGGTCGCAAACCCACAGTCACCGCCGCCGACCAGATCCTGGTCACCATCCTCTACCTGCGAAAACACGCTCTTCAGGAGCTTCTCGGCCAGCTCTTCAACACCACCGCCATGACCATCAGCCGTGCAGTCAAAGACGTCCGCCCGCTCCTGGAAGCACGCGGCGCCTGCATCCCCGCCTCAACTGCCCGTTTCCGCACGCCAGCCGACATCGCCAGATTCCTCGACCCAGACAACCCCAAGATCAAATCAGCGTGTTGA
- a CDS encoding DUF317 domain-containing protein codes for MTVAPLSPGFSTTGEALQLREWQLGPGEPTLVMDQFTAENFHLVVDDRADVHVNSADGRFYLGWFPLGRPGTNGEAWKIAVTGTAKVRGYSVSFDVETPAAVVAAAVARILETARRE; via the coding sequence GTGACCGTGGCTCCTCTGAGCCCCGGATTCTCCACCACTGGCGAGGCCCTGCAGCTGCGTGAGTGGCAGCTTGGCCCCGGCGAGCCCACCCTCGTCATGGACCAGTTCACCGCCGAGAACTTCCACCTGGTCGTGGACGACCGGGCGGACGTACATGTCAATTCGGCAGACGGCCGCTTCTACCTCGGATGGTTTCCGCTCGGCCGCCCCGGTACCAACGGGGAGGCGTGGAAGATCGCCGTCACCGGTACGGCGAAGGTCCGTGGCTACAGCGTCTCGTTCGACGTGGAGACGCCGGCAGCCGTCGTCGCCGCGGCCGTGGCACGCATCCTGGAAACCGCTCGGCGCGAATGA
- a CDS encoding NADP-dependent oxidoreductase — protein MKAIVATDPAAEAAGITLAERPEPTPAINDVVVEVHASGFVPAEWEWPSTWVDRAGRDRAQAIIGHEFAGVVTSLGYGTTGLSLGQRVFGITDWHRDGTLAEYAAVEARNLAPLPGNVDFTVGASLPISGLTAWQGLFQHGRLQAGQSVLAHGAAGAVGSVVTQLAREFGAYVIGTGRAADRQAALDFGANEFLDLATEDLDDIGGVDVVFDVIGSDIQRRSARIIRPGGTLVTVVGPVEARPVDGLAVDFVVESVPSQLVEIVDRVRDGRLRTHIGTVATLDDAVPALNPTERRRGKTVIRVRP, from the coding sequence GTGAAGGCAATCGTCGCGACGGATCCGGCCGCGGAAGCAGCCGGGATCACACTCGCGGAGCGGCCTGAGCCGACGCCGGCGATCAACGACGTCGTCGTTGAAGTCCATGCGTCGGGCTTCGTCCCCGCGGAGTGGGAGTGGCCCTCGACGTGGGTCGATCGCGCCGGTCGCGATCGAGCCCAGGCGATCATCGGCCACGAGTTCGCCGGAGTGGTCACCTCCCTCGGCTACGGCACGACGGGGCTCTCGCTGGGACAGCGGGTGTTCGGGATCACGGACTGGCACCGCGATGGAACCCTGGCCGAGTATGCGGCCGTGGAGGCACGCAACCTGGCGCCGCTGCCGGGGAACGTCGACTTCACGGTGGGTGCGAGCCTGCCGATCTCCGGCCTGACCGCGTGGCAAGGTCTGTTCCAGCACGGTCGTCTTCAGGCGGGGCAGAGCGTCCTCGCACACGGCGCCGCCGGCGCAGTCGGGTCTGTGGTTACGCAGCTCGCCCGGGAGTTCGGCGCCTATGTCATCGGTACCGGGCGGGCGGCGGACCGCCAGGCGGCGCTCGACTTCGGCGCGAACGAGTTCCTCGACCTCGCCACCGAGGATCTCGACGACATCGGCGGGGTCGACGTGGTCTTCGATGTCATCGGCTCTGACATCCAAAGGCGCTCGGCGAGAATCATCCGGCCTGGCGGGACGCTGGTGACGGTAGTCGGGCCTGTTGAGGCTCGCCCTGTCGACGGCTTGGCGGTCGACTTCGTCGTCGAGTCCGTTCCGAGTCAGCTGGTGGAGATCGTCGACCGGGTGCGGGACGGGCGCCTTCGCACGCACATCGGAACCGTCGCGACCCTCGACGACGCCGTCCCTGCGCTCAACCCGACCGAGCGGCGCAGGGGCAAGACCGTCATTCGCGTGCGCCCCTGA